Genomic DNA from Porites lutea chromosome 4, jaPorLute2.1, whole genome shotgun sequence:
ttatcGATCATACGAAGACGGTCAAGCGAAGAAATCTGGCCACTTCGAGGGTTGTATACAATTTCACTGTTACTGGCGGATCTCCAACCTCATTAATAAATACTCCTCTTTCTTAGGTGTCaagtcccattatggctcttggtgtCAAGAATGTCAAGAATTCCTGGAATCTTTTCACCAATTGCTTCATCGGGTAACCAGGGACAATAAAATGTGTTACATAATGGGTGATTTCAATTTAGACCTTCTTAACACTGATTTGCATTCAGCTACGAATGAGTTTATTAATGCgttattttctcattttctttaccCGCTAATTTCGAGACCAACTCGACTTACTTCGTACAGCGCCACCCTGATTGATAATATTTTTACTAACAATATTTCTGCCTTGTGTGACAATGGACTCATTATTAATGATCTGTCCGACCATTTACCAATCTTCACACTCTGTTACACTGATGCTCATTCTTCAACAATTAAGCCTAAGGAAAGTGTTGCCATTCGCAACTTCTCTAGTCAGAATATTAATGCATTTAACAACCTTTTGTGTGAATTCGATTGGAATTCTCTAATTTATGCTGATGCTAACGCCGCTTACAATGGGTTCCTTCAAAAATATACTGAATTTTATAACAAGAGTTTTCCGATAAAGTTTTGTCAAGGGAAAAACCTAAAAACTCTGCATAATCCGTGGCTTACAACTGGAATCTTGAAATCAATTAAAACAAAGTCTAGGCTGTATAAATTGTTGTTAAGGAAACCAAGTCATGAGCGTGAATCCAGCTATAAGTCATTTAGAAATAAGCTAACTTGTCTTGTTCGTATCGCCAGGAAAAATTATTATGACAACAAATTGGATAAGGCTAGATCAAACTTAAAGCAAACATGGAAAATTCTTAATGAAGTGATCAACAGGCGTGTCGCTAAATCGCCGTATCCTGCAAGCTTCACCAAAAATGAAATGGAAATTAGCAATCCTACTGACATTGCCAATAAATTCTGTGATTACTTCACCAATATAGAGCCAAATTTGGCGAGCAAAATTCCTTCCACAAATTCGTCACCCAAGAATTTCTTAAGCAGCGCTCTTTCCGAATCCATTTCATTGCAACCACTAACAGTTTGAAACAGTCGGTGAATTAAACAACATTGTTAAATCGTTCAACGCCAACAAAGCTCCTGGACATGATAATATATCCATGAAGATAGTTCATCAGTCTTTCCAAAATATTGCGCAGCCTCTTGTAACCATTATAAACACTTCGTTGTCTACTGGTGTGTTTCCTGAATCTCTCAAAATAGCCAAAGTGATTCCAGTTTTTAAGGCAGATGACCCAACACTTTTTAGTAATTACAGGCCAATATCAATTCTTCCAGCCTTTTctaaactctttgaaaaagtcaTGTACAACCGACTGAttaatttcttaaatttgcataatattttATACTCGAAACAATTTGGATTCCGTAATAATCATTCGACTGCATTAGCGTTAATTGACTTGATCAACAACATATCTTCAGCTATCGACAGAAATGAAACAACTTTAGGCATCTTCTTAGATCTTTCTAAGGCGTTTGATACAATTAATCATGAAATATTGTGTCATAAACTGCAACACTATGGTATTCGGGATACTGCTTTGGCGTGGATCAAAAGCTATCTTGACGATCGGACTCAATTTGTCCAGTTTGGGTCCCATCGATCTTCTCCGCGGAAAATTTTATGTGGCGTCCCGCAGGGCTCAATTCTTGGAcctcttttgtttattatttacattaatgatcttcctaatGTCTCTAGTCTCACTCAATCTTTACTGTTTGCTGATGACACAAGTatcttttgttcccataaagATGCCAATCACCTCGTTTCTATTGTTAACAATGaacttgcaaaaataattatttggctTAAAGTGAATAAGTTATCTCTAAATCtgactaaaacaaattttatgatttttcatCCAAGGCAAAAGAAAGTCAATGTTAATGTCCCTCTTACTCTGGAAAATACCGTGATCAAGCAAGTCACGGAGACAAAATTTTTAGGTGTTCTCATTGATCAGCATCTCTCTTGGAAACCACATATTGATttcgtctcaaaaaaaatttcgaaaagtgtGGGAATTATTGCGAAAGCCCGCTTTTACCTATCATCCCAAACTTTGATGACCTTGTATTACTCCCTTGTATATCCCttcttaacatactgtaatgtcgcctggtcctccacctactgttccaacctaaactgtatttaccttttgcaaaagcgtctAGTGCGACTCATAACAAGagctcactatctagcaaataccgtccctttatttagccagcttaaagtccttgacatatttagtattaattcattttctgtcgctacctttatgtattcttatcaccataatcttttgcaTAATAGCTTTCAtgacttgttcttaagtagtaatcaagtccatcaatacgaaactcgactagcctctcaatatagacctcatttttgtagaacaaatgtaaagcaattcagtatcctttaccgaggacctaaaatctggaattcgttgcctgtttcactaattagctctccttctatatctgtttttaaaaaaaatttaaagaattatctcactgatagccgatctgtcgtttaattttctgatcttgctcactctgcactcagccatgaaCTCAGTTCACTAGGTAGTTGAAGGAaacctattaatataagcttcaagcttcgttaggcttccttgtcacattagttttataatttaattaacaccttttgttcatgttgtgtaaggttttgtgagtgactaaataaataaataaataaaaaatgtcagAAGCGTATCCAAAATAACGGGAATTAAGGTCGCGGACATTAACACTCCACTTAATTAacagcgcggaaattaacgtttCAAGAAAAACGCGTTGACCTAACTAcgttaatttcatgaagcgttaatttcctatcaAAGGTATCCCTAAATAGTAACGGCAGTGATAGGTCTTGGCGAGAACTGTCCAGAGAAGCCTATTTTCAATAATATTGTAGTATCAATTTTATTGACAACTTTATCTTATCTGAAGATCATAAATAGGCTGCCTGATGCTTTCAATAATTTTCAAGAATAAATTAatgatattatttattttaaaatataaacaagaagaagaagtcATAAATTCCTAACATCAATTGCAGGGGTTTGCAGtcaattaaattattttagttATCTAATATCAATGGTCATACACTGGTTTTGcataatttgttttaaagttAAGGATAATTTCTACatggacagaaaaaaaaaacaccttaatTCTTGATCACAAGTTTTTCATTATCTGAACAGCATCAGTACTAAATTAACATGTGTAGTATTCCAGGGCAGTAGTTGCCTGAAAATGTAACCTAACAATAATAAATGACACACTTTCATTAAGTATTCTTATGAGCTGGTatccaaaattaaaaaaatatttgcctaTTAAGAAAGGATAAACTGTGGGTTTACTACATGTATTATATGTATCTGTGGATATCTGCTAATAAAGACTCTGCAAATAAGATGATAGCAGTGATTTTATGTCACTTCACAGGGTGCATTATCCATTCAAAtcactttttatttattgagtagacaaaataataatgatatttagtTTGCTTAGATGTTTTATACCATGCCTCATCAATTCGTGTGCCATGAAGGCCTTGCCGTTTTGTCAATAAAATGGTAGCTTTTATATAGACTTGCATTTGTCTACAGTAAAGAAAtatcttgttttctttgagagtatagtatatatatatttagtaaaatccaaatagtagtctattatcaatgctgcgttctgattggttgagctattactaggctatatgttatggcccactagtagcgaaaagcacagggtttttggcggcaaaaaaggattaaagtctagctttaacaagctaaaacttttttattctcgatattttttaccaactagttggattttactaaaacaattattcctctcgccctcatggcctctgggtcaatagcccatttggccttcggcctcacgggctattgactcagagcccattcgggctcaaggaataattgttaaatattttttttatatatactagatattattattataattgtagATTTAATGCAcattcgtattttgaacgagcaTTTGTGCTCTTAGATGATAACGtggttaaataaattattgttattgttgttgttgttgtcattgttgtaaATTCACCAGATgaaaaaccacccacaatgagCCATTGCTCAAAccttaaccttttaagccccaagatccatatacaaattctccagaccgatctccatacatttcttttaagaattagttgagagactttaataaaagatcaaagtattttctctttggtgatcacttgttaattctcataactttacTTCTTGACAATTATGTATGGATATTGTaaagagaaaattgttgttggtcactattgggacctaaaggggtaacaaaaaaaaccctttgTAAACAAGAGGAACTGCCACTACATATCTCTCAACCAAACTCATTCATTAAGATGGCACTGGTAATATTGCTCTTAACATGCGATAATTCATATGCATGTAGTATATTACTGACCTCACAATGTGAGGTCAGTAATATACTACAATCTTCAATCTTAAGCCTCACTCTATTTGAACTGTGCAATGACACTAGCATATACTTTGCACAACAAACGTCATTGTAATTATTACATATAGCTGCATTTAGTATTCTAGTGCAAGCAAATAAAAACAAGCTCATTATTTCATGCGCATTTCAGATCCTGTCATTATTtccaataaattattttgttttcccagaaaatgaaaaaaaaatttgcccaTACAGACCGTTTTTGGTAAAAGCCCCATCTCCTTATCTCATCTCCGGAAATTCCAGTCAAGGTTTACACATGAACGTTCCTTTAATGGACAACAATAACTGTAAATATTTTCTGAAACCAACTAAAttacattattatttataaaatatatGACCTGCAGATTGTCTTTGTATGTCCTGAAACTGAGAAATAAACTATAATCTATTTTTCATCTGACTTCCAGTTGTTTATATTTATAGGGTTCACTGTGATTTCTGGTTCTGAATGTTCGTATCAAGTACATTATCGCTGTGATGTCTAATGCAACCCCTGCAATTGCAGCTTGCCAGTACTCATTAGGATGCAAGTAGCAGACAATTGACAAAGCACCATATAACAAAGTTTTCTTCCAGTTGTCAACAGCTAACAAGTACTTCCACAGTGTGTGAGCACAGCTTTCTTCCctgaaataaaagtaaaattat
This window encodes:
- the LOC140935657 gene encoding transmembrane protein 72-like gives rise to the protein MQAGAERPFIIRHFTSITRIFGLFTSAGLWWTGLYLVDSADKRIAAYLMICGAAVTFFEFMFILDKCVCCREESCAHTLWKYLLAVDNWKKTLLYGALSIVCYLHPNEYWQAAIAGVALDITAIMYLIRTFRTRNHSEPYKYKQLEVR